One Amycolatopsis thermophila DNA segment encodes these proteins:
- a CDS encoding sulfate/molybdate ABC transporter ATP-binding protein — protein MSLHAEIELTRGTFGLSVAFDVPAGAVLAILGPNGSGKSSILGSLAGLFRPDRAVITLGGRDLHDLPAHERAVGLLSQDPLLFPHLSVVDNVAFSPRSTGKSRAESREIARRWLAEVDAAEFAERKPGQLSGGQAQRVAVARALAGSPDLLLLDEPLAALDVDAAPAIRGLLRRVLAADPHRATVLVTHDPLDALALADHVVVLSAGRVVERGPTREVLAAPRTAFTARIAGLNLVPGTAVADGLRTADGSLVAGMLAADAVAGEPAVAVFEPSAVSVYPAQDGHPGSPRNTIGAVVGALEPHGPVIRVRAAGAGWAAGLSADLTPAAVADLRLEPGVGVRLAIKATAVTVHPASLQT, from the coding sequence GTGAGCCTGCACGCGGAGATCGAGCTGACGCGCGGCACGTTCGGCCTGTCGGTCGCCTTCGACGTGCCCGCCGGTGCCGTGCTGGCGATCCTCGGGCCGAACGGTTCCGGCAAGTCGAGCATCCTCGGCAGCCTGGCCGGGCTGTTCCGGCCGGACCGCGCGGTGATCACCCTCGGCGGGCGGGACCTGCACGACCTGCCCGCGCACGAGCGTGCGGTGGGGCTGCTGTCCCAGGACCCGCTGCTCTTCCCGCACCTGTCCGTTGTGGACAACGTGGCGTTTTCCCCGCGGTCCACTGGCAAGAGCCGGGCGGAATCCCGCGAGATCGCCCGGCGCTGGCTGGCCGAGGTGGACGCCGCCGAGTTCGCCGAGCGCAAGCCGGGGCAGCTCTCCGGCGGGCAGGCGCAGCGGGTCGCCGTCGCGAGGGCGCTGGCCGGCAGCCCGGACCTGCTGCTGCTCGACGAGCCGCTCGCCGCGCTCGACGTGGACGCGGCGCCGGCGATCCGCGGCCTGCTGCGACGGGTGCTGGCCGCCGACCCGCACCGCGCGACGGTGCTGGTCACGCACGACCCGCTGGACGCGCTCGCCCTGGCCGACCACGTCGTGGTGCTGTCCGCGGGCCGAGTGGTCGAGCGCGGACCGACGCGCGAGGTGCTCGCGGCGCCGCGAACGGCTTTCACCGCGCGGATCGCGGGGCTCAACCTGGTTCCCGGCACCGCGGTCGCCGACGGGCTGCGGACCGCGGACGGCAGCCTGGTGGCCGGGATGCTCGCCGCCGACGCGGTCGCCGGTGAGCCCGCGGTGGCGGTGTTCGAGCCGAGCGCGGTCTCGGTCTACCCCGCGCAGGACGGCCACCCGGGCAGCCCGCGCAACACGATCGGGGCGGTCGTCGGAGCGCTGGAACCACACGGACCGGTGATCCGGGTCCGCGCCGCCGGCGCGGGCTGGGCGGCCGGGCTGTCCGCCGACCTCACCCCGGCCGCGGTCGCCGACCTGCGGCTCGAGCCGGGCGTCGGCGTTCGGCTGGCGATCAAGGCCACCGCGGTGACGGTGCACCCGGCTAGTCTTCAGACATGA
- a CDS encoding HAD-IIA family hydrolase: MSRWTYLTDMDGVLVHEEHLVPGADEFLAELRANDTPFLVLTNNSIYTPRDLRARLLRTGLDVPEERIWTSALATAKFLHSQRPGGSAFVIGEAGLTTALHEAGYVLTDRDPDYVVLGETRTYSFTAITRAIRLIEAGAKFIATNPDATGPSLEGSLPATGSIAALIERATGRQPYFVGKPNPLMMRSALRSLGAHSEGTVMIGDRMDTDVHSGIEAGLQTVLVLTGISTKESAERYPYRPTLVVDSIADLVGRTQDPFGDGAVLT, translated from the coding sequence ATGAGCCGTTGGACGTACCTGACCGACATGGACGGCGTGCTGGTGCACGAGGAGCACCTGGTGCCCGGCGCCGACGAGTTCCTCGCCGAGCTGCGCGCCAACGACACCCCGTTCCTGGTTCTGACCAACAACTCCATCTACACCCCGCGTGACCTGCGGGCCCGGTTGTTGCGCACCGGGCTGGACGTGCCCGAGGAACGCATCTGGACCTCCGCGCTGGCGACCGCGAAGTTCCTGCACAGCCAGCGGCCCGGCGGCTCGGCGTTCGTCATCGGCGAAGCCGGCCTGACCACCGCGCTGCACGAGGCCGGGTACGTGCTCACCGACCGCGACCCGGACTACGTCGTGCTCGGCGAGACCCGCACGTACAGCTTCACCGCCATCACCCGCGCCATCCGGCTCATCGAGGCCGGGGCGAAGTTCATCGCGACCAACCCGGACGCGACCGGGCCGAGCCTCGAGGGCAGCCTGCCGGCGACGGGGTCGATCGCCGCGCTGATCGAGCGGGCGACCGGGCGGCAGCCGTACTTCGTGGGCAAGCCGAACCCGCTGATGATGCGCTCGGCCCTGCGCAGCCTGGGCGCGCACTCCGAGGGCACCGTCATGATCGGCGACCGGATGGACACCGACGTGCACTCCGGGATCGAGGCCGGCCTGCAGACCGTGCTGGTGCTCACCGGCATCTCGACCAAGGAGTCGGCCGAGCGGTACCCGTACCGGCCCACGCTCGTGGTGGATTCGATCGCGGACCTGGTCGGCCGCACGCAGGACCCGTTCGGGGACGGGGCGGTGCTCACCTGA